The following coding sequences lie in one Capsicum annuum cultivar UCD-10X-F1 chromosome 5, UCD10Xv1.1, whole genome shotgun sequence genomic window:
- the LOC107872316 gene encoding 22.0 kDa class IV heat shock protein, which produces MRLSKLSLLIISVGCIILQVASIGAYGSSLLPLMLDQMMGNPSNLLGESTFLDPFRMLEQIPFGLESKEESLSIAKVDWKETAEGHVIRVDVPGLKKEDMKIEIEENRVLRVSGERKKEQQQQDINDDDNHWHCVERSYGKFWRQFRLPENADIDTLKAKLENGVLTISFTKLSPDRIKGPKVVSIEGKDSYVSSAKEEL; this is translated from the coding sequence ATGAGGCTCAGCAAATTGTCATTGCTCATCATTTCAGTTGGCTGCATTATTTTGCAGGTGGCATCAATAGGGGCAtatggatcatcacttttacCACTAATGTTGGACCAAATGATGGGGAATCCCAGTAATCTACTTGGCGAAAGTACATTTCTTGATCCATTTAGAATGTTAGAACAAATACCGTTTGGACTTGAAAGCAAGGAGGAGAGTCTTTCGATTGCAAAAGTGGACTGGAAAGAGACGGCAGAGGGGCACGTGATAAGAGTAGATGTGCCAGGATTGAAGAAAGAGGATATGAAGATAGAGATTGAAGAGAATAGAGTGTTGAGAGTGAGCGGAGAGAGGaagaaagaacaacaacaacaagacataaatgatgatgataatcaCTGGCACTGTGTTGAAAGGAGCTACGGCAAGTTCTGGAGACAGTTTCGTCTGCCTGAGAATGCTGATATTGATACCTTAAAAGCTAAGCTTGAGAATGGGGTGCTCACTATTTCTTTTACTAAGTTGTCTCCTGACAGAATTAAGGGTCCTAAAGTTGTCTCTATTGAGGGAAAAGACTCTTATGTTTCCTCTGCTAAAGAAGagctctaa
- the LOC107870273 gene encoding protein MAEA homolog, which produces MEMDTVPNGNSPSSTTTSPAVAPTSAAAAAAAAAAISPNTPSSKLNQLSESMKLEHQFLRVPFEHYKKTIRANHRVVEKEVNAVINGVVVDADDSDVIMSSDDAVHQLNSLVSRLQGLKRKLEEGSRTENLQAQRCRARLDHLESADPENLSDWNNTRLKRILVDYMLRMSYYDTAVKLAESSNIQDLVDIDVFHEAKKVIDALQNKEVTPALAWCADNKSRLKKSKSKFEFQLRMQEFIELVRAENMMRAITYARKYLAPWGSTHMKELQRVLATLAFKSNTECTTYKVLFEPKQWDYLIDQFKQEFCKLYGMTLEPLLNIYLQAGLSALKTPFCYEDDCTKEDPLSQESFRKLASPLPYSKQHHSKLVCYITKELMDTENPPLVLPNGYVYSTKALEEMAKRNDGRITCPRTGYTCNYTELIKAYIS; this is translated from the exons ATGGAAATGGACACAGTTCCCAACGGCAATTCGCCGTCATCGACCACCACCAGCCCCGCCGTCGCTCCAACCTCCGCCGCCGCCGCCGCCGCCGCCGCCGCTGCTATCTCACCAAATACTCCGTCATCAAAACTGAATCAACTATCGGAGTCTATGAAATTAGAACACCAGTTCCTTCGTGTTCCGTTCGAGCATTATAAGAAGACGATCCGTGCTAATCATCGCGTTGTTGAGAAGGAAGTGAATGCTGTTATTAACGGTGTTGTTGTGGATGCGGATGATTCTGATGTGATTATGTCGAGTGATGATGCTGTACATCAGCTCAATTCACTTGTTTCGCGATTGCAAGGACTCAAACGGAAG TTGGAAGAGGGGAGTCGAACGGAGAACCTGCAAGCACAAAGATGCAGAGCACGATTAGATCATCTAGAATCTGCTGATCCAGAAAATTTATCAGACTGGAATAACACCCGTTTAAAGCGGATACTAGTGGATTACATGCTGCGGATGTCATATTATGATACTGCTGTGAAGCTTGCTGAAAGCAGCAACATCCAG GATCTTGTTGACATTGACGTCTTTCATGAAGCAAAAAAGGTCATTGATGCTCTCCAGAACAAGGAGGTAACTCCTGCATTAGCCTGGTGTGCTGATAATAAATCCAGGCTAAAGAAATCAAAG AGCAAATTTGAGTTCCAGTTGAGAATGCAAGAGTTCATAGAGTTGGTAAGAGCTGAAAACATGATGCGGGCCATTACATATGCTCGGAAATATCTTGCGCCTTGGGGTTCCACCCATATGAAAGAGTTGCAGCGGGTCTTGGCTACACTTGCTTTCAAGAGTAATACTGAATGTACAACTTACAAG GTTTTATTTGAACCAAAGCAATGGGATTACCTGATTGATCAATTCAAACAAGAGTTCTGCAAGTTATATGGCATGACTCTTGAGCCTTTACTGAATATATATCTGCAAGCAGGGCTGTCTGCATTGAAAACTCC ATTCTGTTATGAAGATGATTGCACAAAGGAGGATCCTTTGTCACAGGAGAGCTTCCGCAAATTAGCATCGCCACTACCATATTCAAAGCAGCATCACTCGAAGCTTGTTTGCTACAtcaccaaagaattgatggataCTGAAAATCCACCCCTTGTGTTGCCTAATGGCTATGTCTATAGCACCAAG GCGCTCGAAGAAATGGCGAAGAGGAATGATGGCAGAATCACATGTCCTAGGACAGGCTATACCTGCAACTACACCGAGCTGATTAAGGCTTACATTTCATGA